The Gaiellales bacterium genome contains the following window.
CTCTGCCATCTCGCGCTCGATCGCGTCTCGCCCTTCGCGGAAGTGCTTCCAACCCTCGTAGTGGATCGGGATGATCGTCCGCGGCCCGACGAGCTCGCACAGTTCCACGGCTTCCCTCGCGGTCATCGTGTAACGCACCGGGCCCGTGATCGGGAAGCGCACGCCCCCGAGGTGTAGAAGCGCCGTGCCCACGTCCAGCCGCGCGGCGACCTCGCGCACGCCCGCATAGAGCACCGTGTCCCCCGA
Protein-coding sequences here:
- a CDS encoding MBL fold metallo-hydrolase; the protein is TRLEAPGRPAIEVTATPCRHGPPLSHPIVGEVIGFALRWQGQEHGALWISGDTVLYAGVREVAARLDVGTALLHLGGVRFPITGPVRYTMTAREAVELCELVGPRTIIPIHYEGWKHFREGRDAIEREMAEAPAQVREAVRWLPLGVATAFAP